One window of Pirellulales bacterium genomic DNA carries:
- a CDS encoding type II toxin-antitoxin system PemK/MazF family toxin, whose translation MPVNRGDVVLVLFPDSNLRTVKRRPALVVQADGLGTGLAQMIVAMISSNQNRAGHVSRITVQSSSSDGQQMGLRTDSVIMTDNLATILEQEIDRAIGSCSLMNQVEVALRHTLAL comes from the coding sequence ATGCCAGTTAACCGCGGCGATGTCGTATTGGTTTTATTCCCAGACTCGAATCTGCGCACCGTCAAGCGTCGTCCCGCGTTGGTTGTCCAGGCTGATGGATTAGGGACCGGTTTGGCCCAAATGATCGTTGCCATGATTAGCAGTAACCAGAACCGCGCCGGGCACGTCAGCCGAATCACTGTACAATCGTCTTCATCCGATGGCCAACAAATGGGTCTTCGTACCGATTCCGTCATTATGACGGACAACCTGGCGACCATACTGGAACAGGAAATCGATCGAGCCATCGGCTCCTGCTCTTTGATGAATCAGGTCGAAGTCGCACTTCGTCATACTTTGGCTTTGTGA
- a CDS encoding VWA domain-containing protein produces the protein MNWRLLLSVFFWLACSLTAVFAAEPNDKKFDPSASYAHTKLFGLEAQGNKFVYVFDRSASMGDNGDKPLREAKKQLLASLNDLDESSQFYLIFYNDQPRLFDLGSSHGRLIFASDANKRQAADFISSMEAGGGTDHMAALTLALRQRPDVIFLLTDGEQKDDPTPDDLKRIDRLNGGGTIIDVIQFADKPRPTSSLIQLAHENRGQHVFVDIQHYGENNANANAKPK, from the coding sequence ATGAACTGGCGACTTTTACTTTCGGTATTTTTCTGGCTAGCCTGCTCGCTCACTGCTGTTTTCGCAGCGGAGCCCAACGATAAAAAATTCGATCCCTCGGCCAGCTATGCGCACACCAAGCTGTTCGGCCTGGAAGCGCAGGGGAACAAATTTGTCTACGTGTTCGATCGCTCCGCCAGCATGGGGGACAATGGAGATAAGCCGCTGCGGGAAGCCAAAAAACAATTGCTCGCCAGCCTGAACGATTTGGACGAAAGCAGCCAGTTCTACCTGATTTTTTACAACGATCAGCCGCGGCTATTCGATTTGGGCTCTTCCCATGGACGGCTGATTTTTGCCAGCGATGCCAACAAGCGCCAGGCTGCCGATTTTATTTCCAGCATGGAAGCCGGCGGCGGCACCGATCACATGGCGGCGCTCACGCTAGCCTTGCGGCAACGGCCCGATGTCATTTTTCTGCTGACCGACGGCGAGCAAAAAGATGATCCCACGCCCGACGATCTCAAGCGCATCGATCGCCTCAACGGCGGCGGCACCATCATTGACGTGATCCAATTCGCCGACAAGCCGCGTCCCACCAGCAGCTTAATTCAGCTCGCCCACGAAAACCGCGGCCAGCACGTGTTCGTCGATATCCAGCATTACGGCGAAAATAATGCAAACGCCAATGCCAAGCCGAAATGA
- a CDS encoding NADPH:quinone reductase, which produces MKAAYINATGPAENIIYGDFPQPQPSGTQVLVKVGAVAVNPIDTYIRSGAVKMPLPLPFIVGCDLAGTVEAVGPQAKRFQAGDRVWGSNQGLLGRQGTFAEYAAVDENFLYPTPSGVSNETAAAVALVSITASMGLLRYVKLQSGETLFVNGGAGGVGSMVVQISKAIGAKVITTAGSDEKVKKCLQLGADHAINYKTQDVPAEVKRLAPTGLNVYWETLREPNFDKAVDLLAPRGRMIIMAGRDARPPFPVGPFYVKGCSLFGFAMFNATAEEQRPCADEINRWLAAGKIKACIDRVLPLSQAAAAHKLQEESTVGKSGTLAGKIVLKPD; this is translated from the coding sequence ATGAAAGCCGCTTACATCAACGCGACCGGTCCGGCTGAAAACATTATCTACGGCGATTTTCCCCAGCCACAGCCCAGCGGCACACAAGTGTTGGTGAAAGTGGGCGCGGTGGCGGTGAATCCTATCGATACCTACATTCGCTCCGGCGCCGTGAAAATGCCGCTGCCGCTGCCGTTTATCGTCGGGTGCGATTTGGCCGGCACGGTAGAAGCTGTAGGGCCACAAGCCAAACGCTTCCAGGCCGGGGACCGTGTGTGGGGGAGCAATCAAGGGCTGCTCGGTCGGCAAGGCACGTTCGCCGAGTATGCCGCCGTCGACGAAAATTTTCTGTATCCCACTCCATCCGGCGTGAGCAATGAAACCGCGGCCGCGGTGGCTCTGGTCAGCATCACCGCAAGCATGGGCTTGCTGCGATATGTCAAACTGCAAAGCGGCGAAACGCTGTTCGTCAACGGCGGCGCCGGCGGCGTCGGCTCCATGGTGGTGCAAATATCCAAAGCCATCGGCGCGAAAGTCATCACGACTGCCGGCAGCGACGAAAAGGTGAAAAAATGTTTGCAACTCGGCGCCGACCATGCCATCAATTACAAAACGCAAGATGTACCCGCCGAAGTGAAGCGCTTGGCCCCGACCGGACTCAACGTGTATTGGGAAACGCTCCGCGAGCCCAATTTCGACAAAGCAGTTGATTTACTTGCCCCGCGCGGCCGGATGATTATTATGGCCGGCCGCGATGCCCGCCCGCCGTTTCCCGTCGGCCCGTTTTATGTGAAAGGCTGCTCGCTGTTCGGTTTCGCGATGTTCAATGCTACCGCGGAGGAACAACGTCCCTGCGCCGACGAAATCAACCGCTGGCTGGCCGCCGGCAAAATTAAAGCTTGCATCGATCGTGTGCTGCCCCTTTCGCAAGCCGCCGCCGCCCACAAATTGCAGGAAGAAAGCACTGTCGGCAAATCGGGCACCCTGGCCGGCAAGATTGTGCTGAAGCCCGATTGA